In Leptospira barantonii, the DNA window AGTAATCGTTAAAGACCGTAAGGCTTTTAGAGACTCCCGATTGAACTTCAATGCTGACTGATTACAAAAACATTTTCAAAATTCTTCTGCTCCAAATCCTTTTTATCTATAAAGAAATGAAGAACGCTCTCTACCTTTCCTTTCAAGTCGCCGATCTCATTCGTATTCACTTGAAGAAGTGAAATTCGATCTTCTTTAGAATAATCCGCACCCGATACAAAGACCGCTCCTCCAATACGGGAAATTTTCATCGTCGTAAAGTAGTCTTTGTTGTTTCTATCGACATCATTCATTTCCTGAAATGAGATTGGGTATGTCGAGAACGGGTATTCGATATCCATATACTTCGTATCGATATTTTGCGGGACTGCTGAACTCAAAGATTGTTCTTCGTCCACGAAAATGACTCTTCCATACTCGGTTGTATCATCGAGTTGACAGAAAAATAATAATAGTCCCGTCGGGGAGATTTCATTTTCAAAATCTTTCAGATTGATCTGGCATAAAAATGGGATGTCTTCTTCCGAATCGTTCTGC includes these proteins:
- a CDS encoding DUF1963 domain-containing protein codes for the protein MKPIKIIVSSPSEVDLGKSKFGGHPNLPSGTFYPQNDSEEDIPFLCQINLKDFENEISPTGLLLFFCQLDDTTEYGRVIFVDEEQSLSSAVPQNIDTKYMDIEYPFSTYPISFQEMNDVDRNNKDYFTTMKISRIGGAVFVSGADYSKEDRISLLQVNTNEIGDLKGKVESVLHFFIDKKDLEQKNFENVFVISQH